In Streptomyces sp. ML-6, the genomic stretch GCGGCGGGCGTTAACCTTCTGCCGGAAGGCTCGGGCAAGAAGGGGAAGCAGTGGACATTCCGGCGCAGGTCCAGTCCCATCCGCAGGGCGGATGGCCGGCCAACGAGCTCGAAGAGGTGCTGATGGCCTCGGTGGGCAGCCCGGAGGCGGGCGGACGGCTCGTCGAGGTGCTCGGACGCAACCAGGTCTGGGTGCCCCTGCCCAACGGCGGCGGACCCGACTCCCCGGACCTCGACCTGCCGACGATGGAGATCGACGGCGCCCCGTACGTCCCCGTGTTCAGCTCCGAGCAGCAGTTCCTCGCCTGCGTCGGCGCCCACATGTCCTTCGCCGTCGCGCCCGCCCGCGAATTCGCCCGCGGCCTGCCCCCGCAGCTCGGCATCGCCGTGAACCCGGGCGGCGCGGTCGGGATGCCGCTGCCGCCGCCCGCCGTGGCCGAGCTCTGCCGGACCGGACGCACCCCGCTGGACGGCCCGGCCAGTGGCGGCCGGGTCCGGCTGTACGAGCCGGACTGGAAGGAGGAGCCCGTCGACTTCCTCTCCGCGGCGGCCGGCGAGTTCGAGGAGAGCGGCGTGGTGCTCACCGCGCGCCGGACCCTGGCCAGCATCGAGGGCGAGGACCCCGTCCTGTTCATCGGCGTGGAGCTCTCCGGCGGGGAGGGCGCGGACCTCAACGCCCCGATGGACGCCCCGATGGCCGCCCTCGGCCGCGCCCTCGGCCGGGTCGAGGTGCCCTGGCCGGTCAATCTCGTCCTGCTCGACGTGGCGCAGGACCCGGTGGGCGACTGGATGCGGGAGAGGATCCGGCCGTTCTACCAGCGGGCAGACCGCTAGGACGGGGTTCCAGGGCCCCGGACCGGACCGCGCGCCTCCGGCCCGCGGTGTCAAGCCGGTGTCAGGACCGGCGCATAAGCTGGTTTCATGGCTGGTGCCTCGGCATCGGGCCGCGCCCGGAGGCCCGGGGCGCGGTGGGCCGACACAGTGGAGTCGAAGAGGGGCGGGACCAGGTGAGTGCGTCAGGCACCGCGGCGGCCGGGCAGGTCGAGCACATGCTGCGCCAAGTGACGCCCGGGCGCTACGACGCGTACGAGGCGCTGCTGCAGGCCCTCGCGAACGACCGGGTCTGGATGCTCCTGTGGCACGGTGCGCCGGGCTCGCCCGACGCCCAGTACGGGAACATGGAGGTCGACGGCCTCGGCTACGCCCCCTGCGTGACCTCCGCGCAGGAGCTCTCGGCCAGCGGCTGGAACCGCGCCCACGAGGTGGTCACCGGCGGCGACATCGCCCGCGCCCTCTTCCCGGACCGCTGGGGCATCTGGCTCAACCCGCACGCCCCGGGCGGCGGTGTCGGCATCCCCTGGCTGGACCTGCGCCGCATCGCCACCGGCCTCGACCGGATGCCCGCGGGCCCGCTCCGGCTCACCGAGCCGGCCATCGAGATCCCGCAGTTCTACGCCCAGCTCGCGCAGAACGCCCACCGCACCCCCGCGATCCGCTCGCTGCGCCGCGCCTGGGTGCAGCCCGCGCTCGGCGCTCCGTACCTCGCCATCGGCCTCGACCTCTACGACACCAGCCCCCTCTCGGTGGACGCGGTGCGCGCGATGATGCAGCAGTCGATCGCCGCGGTCCCGGACGGCCTGCCCGTCTCCACCGTCGCGATGTCCGACGAGTACGACCCGGTCGCGATGTGGCTGCGCGCCAACGCCCGGCCGTTCTACGACCGCGAGGCCCACGCCCCGGCCGCCCCCGCCGCAGGCTACGGCTACCCGCCCCAGCGCACGTACTGACCACGCCGGTCCCTGAGCCCACCTGTCCCTGACTCCGTCGGCCTCTGACCCCGCCGACCCTGAGCCCACCTGTCCCTGACTCCGCAGGCCCCCGGGCCCGCGCGCCCGCGGGGCGCCGCCCCGTTCCCCGGGCGCCGCCCCGCCCTCCGCCGCCTCCCGCCGCATCGATCCCCGTACGTCCGGTATTGCCGAGATGTGTGCATGCGTGTCCAAGTGCCTTTCCGGCCTGATGAGTTCGCAGCTTTCCTGGTCATCTCGCCCGTCATGTCCGGGATTTACCCACTGGTCATGCCTGGGTGCGACTGGTGACGAAAGCGGGGCCAATTCCCCCGCGTGCCCCGGTCTGTTTCAACTGGCCCGTGTTCGAGGGGCGTTCACCTCCGTCCGGATAACGGAACCCCCCAGACCGCATCACGGTTAGGCATCCATTCGCCTGACGCTCTGGCTACCTGTAGTGACGGCAATGAAGACTCCCGCAGCAAGGGCGTCTTGCCGCCTCTGCGTACGACTGACTGATCGCGCCGCCACAGCGGCCAGTTCGGCCCGGCCACCGCCGGTTGAGAGGGGTCCTTGCCACGATGACGGCACCACTGCAAGAGCCGACCACGGAAGCGGATCCGGTCGCGGCCGGCGGTCCCGCGGCCGACTCCGGGGCGAAGAAGGTCGAGGGCCGCTCTCTCAAGCAGATCGCCTGGAACCGACTGAAGCAGGACAAGGTCGCGCTGGCGGGCGGCATCACCGTGCTCCTCCTGGTCCTGGTGGCGGTCTTCGCACCGCTGATCGTGAGCCTGCTCGGGCACCCGCCGAACGAGTTCCACCAGGAGAAGCTCGACCCGCTGACCAACCTCCCCATGGGCAGTTTCGGCGGGGTGAGCGGCGACTTCCTGTTCGGCGTCGAACCCAACAAGGGGCGCGACGTCTTCAGCCGGATCGTCTACGGCGCCCGGATCTCGCTGCTCGTGGCGTTCCTGGCGGCCATGGTCGCCGTCGCCCTCGGCACGCTCTTCGGGATCATCGCCGGCTACTTCGGCGGCTGGGTGGACGCGACGATCAGCCGGGTCATGGACGTGCTGCTGTCCTTCCCGCAGCTCCTCTTCATCATCTCCCTGGTCTCGGTCCTTCCCGACGACCTGCTCGGACTGACCGGCAGCGGCGTGCGCATCGCCGTCCTCGTCGCCGTCATCGGCTTCTTCGGCTGGCCGTACGTGGGACGCATCGTCCGGGGCCAGACGCTCTCGCTGCGCGAACGCGAGTACGTGGAAGCCGCGCGCAGCCTCGGCGGCGGACGGGTGCACATCCTCTTCCGCGAACTGCTGCCGAACCTGGTGGCGCCGATCACCGTCTACGCGACGCTCATGATCCCCACCAACATCCTCACCGAAGCGGCCCTCAGCTTCCTCGGCGCCGGTGTCCGGCCGCCCACCGCCTCCTGGGGCGGAATGCTGCGGGACGCCCTGGAGACGTACGAGCACGACCCGATGTTCATGGTCTTCCCCGGTGTGACGATCTTCATCACCGTACTGGCCTTCAACCTCTTCGGGGACGGGCTGCGCGACGCCCTGGACCCCAAGGGGACCCGATAACCCACGACTTGCCCCTGCCGCATCGTCAGGTGGCTTTTCCCATGGTTCTCCGGCAAACAACGGCCTGGGACCGCGATCTCGGAGGTTGCGAGAAAATGTCCACAGTTACCTCGAAACGACGGCTCACCGCTGGTGCGGCCCTCGTGGTCGCGGCGCTGATGACCACCACGGCGTGCGGCGGCGGCGACGACGGCGAGAGCGGCGGCAAGTCGAAGGGCGCCGGCTTCAACGCGGCGTTCAACAAGGTCGCCAACCCGTCCACCAAGAAGGGCGGAACGCTCAAGTTCGTCGGCAAGCAGGACCTCGACTCCGCCGACCCCCAGCGTGCCTACTACGGCATGGCCTGGGACTTCATGCGCTTCTACACCCGCCAGCTGGTCACGTACGACACCAAGCCGGGCGCGGCGTCCACCAAGCTGGTCGGCGACCTGGCCACCGGCCCCGGTGAGATCAGCGACGGCGGCAAGACCTACACGTACAAGCTGCGTGACGGCCTGACCTGGGAGGACGGCTCCAAGCTGACCTCCAAGGACGTCAAGTACGGCATCGAGCGCATCTGGGCGACGGACACCATCACCGGTGGCCCGCAGTACCTGATGCAGACGCTGGACCCCAAGGGCGAGTACAAGGGCCCGTACAAGGACAAGTCCCCGGACAAGCTCGGCCTCAAGGCGATCGAGACCCCGGACGACAACACCATCGTCTTCAAGCTGCCCAAGCCCAACGGTGACTTCGAGCAGTTCCTCGCCATGCCGTCCGGCTCGCCCGTGAAGGCCGAGAAGGACACCGGCGCGAAGTACACCCAGCGCCCGTTCTCCAACGGCCCGTACAAGTTCGAGACGTACAAGCCGGGCAAGAGCATCGTGCTCGTCCGCAACGACAAGTGGCAGAAGTCCTCGGACCCGGTTCGCGCCGCGCTCCCGGACAAGATCACCGTCACGATCTCCGCCAACCTGGAGGAGAACGACAAGAAGCTGATGGAGGGCGACTACGACGTCGACCTCAACGGCACCGGCATGACCCAGTCCGGCCGCGTCACCGCCGTCCAGAAGCACCGCGACAGCGTCGACAACATGCAGACGTCCTTCGTCCGCTACGTGGCGCTCGTCCACACGGCCAAGCCGTTCGACGACGTCCACTGCCGCAAGGCCGTCTTCTACGCCACGGACTTCGCCGGTCTCCAGCAGACCCGCGGCGGCGAGATCGCCGGTGGCGCGATCGCCAACAGCACCCTGCCGGCCTCCATCAAGGGCCACAGCGACTACGACCCGTACGGCGTCCTCGCCCGCAAGGGCAAGCCGGACCTGGTCAAGGCCAAGGACGAGCTGAAGCAGTGCGGCCAGCCGAACGGCTTCACCACCAAGCTCACCGCCCGCACCAACAACCCGGGCGAGGTCGACACCGCCGAGGCGCTCCAGGAGCAGCTCGGCAAGGTCGGCATCAAGGTCGAGGTCGACCCGATCGACGGCGCCGAGGCGTCCAGCATCACCGGCTCCCCGTCCGTCGTGAAGAAG encodes the following:
- a CDS encoding enhanced serine sensitivity protein SseB, which encodes MDIPAQVQSHPQGGWPANELEEVLMASVGSPEAGGRLVEVLGRNQVWVPLPNGGGPDSPDLDLPTMEIDGAPYVPVFSSEQQFLACVGAHMSFAVAPAREFARGLPPQLGIAVNPGGAVGMPLPPPAVAELCRTGRTPLDGPASGGRVRLYEPDWKEEPVDFLSAAAGEFEESGVVLTARRTLASIEGEDPVLFIGVELSGGEGADLNAPMDAPMAALGRALGRVEVPWPVNLVLLDVAQDPVGDWMRERIRPFYQRADR
- a CDS encoding ABC transporter permease, whose amino-acid sequence is MTAPLQEPTTEADPVAAGGPAADSGAKKVEGRSLKQIAWNRLKQDKVALAGGITVLLLVLVAVFAPLIVSLLGHPPNEFHQEKLDPLTNLPMGSFGGVSGDFLFGVEPNKGRDVFSRIVYGARISLLVAFLAAMVAVALGTLFGIIAGYFGGWVDATISRVMDVLLSFPQLLFIISLVSVLPDDLLGLTGSGVRIAVLVAVIGFFGWPYVGRIVRGQTLSLREREYVEAARSLGGGRVHILFRELLPNLVAPITVYATLMIPTNILTEAALSFLGAGVRPPTASWGGMLRDALETYEHDPMFMVFPGVTIFITVLAFNLFGDGLRDALDPKGTR
- a CDS encoding ABC transporter substrate-binding protein, which encodes MSTVTSKRRLTAGAALVVAALMTTTACGGGDDGESGGKSKGAGFNAAFNKVANPSTKKGGTLKFVGKQDLDSADPQRAYYGMAWDFMRFYTRQLVTYDTKPGAASTKLVGDLATGPGEISDGGKTYTYKLRDGLTWEDGSKLTSKDVKYGIERIWATDTITGGPQYLMQTLDPKGEYKGPYKDKSPDKLGLKAIETPDDNTIVFKLPKPNGDFEQFLAMPSGSPVKAEKDTGAKYTQRPFSNGPYKFETYKPGKSIVLVRNDKWQKSSDPVRAALPDKITVTISANLEENDKKLMEGDYDVDLNGTGMTQSGRVTAVQKHRDSVDNMQTSFVRYVALVHTAKPFDDVHCRKAVFYATDFAGLQQTRGGEIAGGAIANSTLPASIKGHSDYDPYGVLARKGKPDLVKAKDELKQCGQPNGFTTKLTARTNNPGEVDTAEALQEQLGKVGIKVEVDPIDGAEASSITGSPSVVKKRGYGMTMSGWGPDFPSGQGFGQPLWDSRFLADTGNYNESQLNDPKIDGLFDKAIAETDPVKAGEIYKELDKRILDQADWMPFIYEKNITWRGSRLTNAYMSDAYNGRYDYVSLGVVK
- a CDS encoding enhanced serine sensitivity protein SseB C-terminal domain-containing protein — protein: MSASGTAAAGQVEHMLRQVTPGRYDAYEALLQALANDRVWMLLWHGAPGSPDAQYGNMEVDGLGYAPCVTSAQELSASGWNRAHEVVTGGDIARALFPDRWGIWLNPHAPGGGVGIPWLDLRRIATGLDRMPAGPLRLTEPAIEIPQFYAQLAQNAHRTPAIRSLRRAWVQPALGAPYLAIGLDLYDTSPLSVDAVRAMMQQSIAAVPDGLPVSTVAMSDEYDPVAMWLRANARPFYDREAHAPAAPAAGYGYPPQRTY